The Scheffersomyces stipitis CBS 6054 chromosome 5, complete sequence genome contains the following window.
ACTATGATTGTACAAGCCATTGCTTTGTTGGACGATTTAGacaaggaattgaacaCCTACGCCATGAGATGTAAGGAATGGTATGGCTGGCACTTTCCagagttggccaagatgATTGTCGACTCCGTAGCTTATGCCAGAATCATCTTGACCATGGGTGTTAGATCCAATGCCTCGGAAACTGATTTGTCGGAAATTCTTCCAgaggaattggaagaacaaGTCAAATCTGCCGCTGAAGTTTCTATGGGTACTGAAATCACTGcaattgatttggaaaacatCAGAGCTCTTGCCGAACAGATTGTTGACTTTGCTGCTTACAGAGAGCAATTGTCCAACTACTTGTCTTCGCGTATGAAGGCTATCGCACCAAACTTGACTGCCTTGGTTGGTGAGTTAGTCGGAGCCAGATTGATTGCCCACGCTGGTTCATTGACCTCTTTGGCTAAGGCTCCAGCTTCGACCATCCAAATCTTGGGTGCTGAAAAGGCTTTGTTCAGAGCCTTGAAGACCAAGCACGACACACCAAAGTACGGTTTGTTGTACCATGCCTCATTGGTTGGTCAAGCATCCGGTAAGAACAAGGGTAAGATTGCCAGAGTGTTGGCTGCTAAGGCTGCCGTGGCCTTGAGATACGACTCTcttgctgaagaaagagacGACTCCGGTGACTTTGGTTTGGAAGTCAGAGCCAAGGTAGAATCTAGATTGAGTGCTCTCGAAGGCCGTGACTTGAGAACCACCTCGAAGGTTGTCAGAGAACAACCAAAGGTTGACATAACGGAAGCCCGTGCATACAACGCTGACGCCGACGCTCCAactgctgaagttgactCGGACGACGAATCGGACACCGAAGAAATCGacaccaagaaggaaaagaaggaaaagaaagaaaagaaagaaaagaaggacaagaagagaaagagagaagatgacgacgaagaagaagaagacaagaagtccaagaaggagaagaaggagaagaaggaaaagaaggagaagaaggaaaagaaggaaaagaaagataagaaagataagaagtccaagaaagaaaagaagtagacAGCATCACCAGTAcgctttcttctgtaacTTTTACTTTACTTTTTGCATTTACTACATTCATGACTTTGATTCTCAAGTTCACCAACCAACCATCTTAGAAGTTTACTTGCCTTGGAGCCCATGACTTCTTATTTTGTTCTATAGTACGATGTTGTCACCCAGCATTTTTGTGTTTCattaatatatatatacatatatcAGGAAGAGAGGCAATTGTAGTTGTTAGTCCTTGTCAGAATAAGCATCTAGGGTAATCATTTAACATCAGTCATCCGCCAAAATTTTTCTAGTCTAAATCATCCGGCATATCTATGTCTTCGTCAGTAGGAGATTGACTTGGTTGATTGGCTCGCGTGGCAGGAGTTCCAGAGGTGTTTCCGCTTCTATCACGAGTTaaaacttgtccaacacGATGTGCAGCTTGTGCGGCCGACTGTGCTGCTCGTGCTGCTCTCTGCGCTGCTGAAACACTCGGGTGCTGTAATACAGAAGCAGGCGGTGATTGTTCTTGTGTGAATGTCGAAATTACGGTTCCAAGTCCCTGTATGACATCCCTGAACATGTTTTCTGGAGTGCCAGATGTATGCATTGTGTAAGCTCTAACAGAAGGACTCGGTGCTCGGTCCCCTGTTTGTGGCAGCTCTTGTGTTGGTCTACTGTGTTCATTATCGTCTTCCATGTATGCGCCAAAATTGTTAAAGAAGTCACGCACTGGCGGAAACTGTGCTGATGCAAAATTGTTGGTAGTAGAAATTCTACCATCAGGAGTTGTTATGACAGTGTTCACTGCAGGGTTTGCACTAGGTCTTGCTCCAGAACTAGCACCAGTAGCACCGGATGTTGTAGCATTATTTACAACTGCACTAGCATTGGTTCTCAATGTTTGGGGCATTGGTCTTCTAGGTGTTACAGTTGGTATAGCTCCTGCTGCCGCGGCTGCTGCGGCCGCTACGGCAGCCAGTTGAGCAGCATCATTGCTAACAGCTCGACCTTCCACAGTTTCTCTAGGTATTTGAACAGTTTCTACACCTGTACTAGACATCATGTTCTGGGCCACTTCTGGACTCAAGATATTGGGACGAGCACGGTTGGCTCTATCAGCCATGTTCCGCAAATTGGAGTCTCGCAAGTTGGGGAAATACGCAAAGTAATCACGGTCCTCTTCAGAACATTCTGCGCGCAAGAGAGCGAGAGTTTTACGTACTTCGCTAGCAGTTTGTCTTATCTGAGCTGATGACTCGTACAGTTGGTAAGCTCTCTTTTCTGTTAACGCGATTGATTGACAGAGCCTCAGGACAAATTGAGGAAGTACTGCCTTGATTTTGGAAGCGCGATAAGCAGTTCTCAATTCTGCGTTATTCGCTGGGAAATCCACAGGCAATATTTCTCCAGCCGTACATTTCAAAGCGAGAAGATAGCATTTCAACGCTGTTAGTCCACTACCCATATAGAGGTGGCAATATCCCAATTGAGTCCATGCTGGGGTGAACGTTCTGTCGAAACAAACGGCTCGGTTCAAGTCCTCGATGGCTTCAATGAAGCAATACAAACCAATATATGCTATGGCTCTATTGGTGAGTAACTGAGGAATTGATTCGTGAGATGATAGACGAGCTACATCCAAGGCATTGGTGTACACTTTGATGGCCTGGGCAAAGGCCAGATTCGACATCAAGTTATTACCTTGTTCACGAAGCTTGTTTGTCAACTCCGTGTTCGATACTGTAGCTGACGAATCAGTAACGACGTAGTTGATTGTGTAATGAAGCAATCCCTTGAAGGCAGTATAGATAATACGAGGAGCAAGACCTTTCGAgttgtctttttcaagaaactgctGCACTACTGTGATTTTCGATTCCATTTgtgatgaaaatggaatTCCTGTGACAACAGGTGCCTCGCTGAGAAACTTACTAGCACAGTATGAGAGGAGTTGAGAATCGGGAAGAGAGCTAACATGAGGATCTGCCAACTTGACGGTCGATACAGCTTGACACAAGATGAGATACAACTTATTTTTGAGCTGGGAGGTTCGAGATGGTGAGATCTCGGATATGAATGGTGATTCGCTGACATTAGAGGCAATCCCTGACTCGGTGTTAGCAGAGCTACCGTTAGCTGAAGTACCAATTTCAAACGGTGCTGTGGTATTGGGTCTGCTCGTTTCAGAGCCAATTCCCTCGATACTGCTAATTATATCAATTGTTTCAGTTTTCCATGGTACATCGTAAGCGGCTTGTTCTGGGCCCAAGAGGTTCTTAGCGAGTTCGACTGAAATTCCAGAGGGGGACAGGCGGGCATAGTCAGCCATCGTAGCTGTGGCGTTCTGGGGGTATTTGGGATGTTTCTTCCAGTATAAGTAGTCATTGTACAAGCATATCTTGGAAAGACTAGCTGTTCTAACCTGGTTGAGGTCGTTGGCCAAATCCTGGAACTGGATGGTTTCCTCTTCCGTCTGGCCAGCGGGAAAGCTCTGCGATTTTAACGAAGTTTCTACCAATTCCAAGTGCTTGGAAAGAGCTGAGACAAATGCATGCTGAACCACGGGATCTGGAAGCTGTTGGTCAGACATGATATCGTAAGTGTACAAGGAGAGAATGAGAataaaagagaaaagaatagaaatAGAACAATGAACGTTAAAAGGAAACGGTTGCAGATCTGATAGAAAAATCGCGATTAGCGGATATTTAGCGAGGGAAGAATGGCAGCTGAAAGTTCGTATGCAAGATTGCGGGACAGGGAGAAAATAGCGGGACAATATTTGGGAGTAAGATCAAGGGTATTTGAACTGTCTGTTCAGggtgttctttctttctcaaagTTAGCATTCAGCATCAACACGTATACAAGAATAAGTTGTGCAATTTATAGAGCAATTGAGAAGCAAATGGCAGAGTACTCTGTGATATTTTTTTCCAAAGTAAGATTACAAAACAAAAGTTGGGGCTCGCAGTCTCACTGTCGGTAATTTCTATTAAGTCTTTTCTCTCGCTAatatttttcttctacGGGGAGCCTCATGGtcttttcagaattgcCACTACTAACATCTATTCAAGAATTTACTCTTTCTTCGCCactccttcttttccaattcaacttctacGATATTGTCTTTTCACTTCCCCTTCCGATTCCTACGTACTACAGCCAAAGTGAATTACCTACTCAATACCCCAATGACAGCATCTCTTCTGTCGCAACTGCTAGTGCCACCATCCTTGCTAACTCCCCAGAATTGCCATGAATCATCGCGAATATCAGCATTTCTCCGTCTTTCTCGTCTAGCTTCAGATGACACTATCAGGCAACATCTCAATGAAGTCAAAACTCCAGCAGGTTGTGACGATTACTTCGCCTCTACGATCGTTCCCCAATGGCAAGCCAGAGCCCAGTTGATCACCTTCTGTGAGAATTACGCTGCTGACTTCAGGAAAAAAACTGCCCTGGGAATCCACGTAAATCACGAAGAGCCTCAGGGCGGTGCGGCTCACGACAATTTGCTACCCCAGACTTTCAATTTGAGGTTGGATCCTTATGCTGAAAAGTCATACAACCAGAAGCTCGAGCAGCAGTACGCTCAATGCGACTACATCGACAACTGGGTCAGCAACCAGAAGAATGTTGAATCCATCATCAGGGAGCAAACAAGTCACGTCCTTAACGATAAGTGCTATTATAACGACTGGTTAGCtcagttcaagaagttagATTCTGTTATTAAACAACTGTAACTTAGCATCCTATTATACCTATGAAAGAATAGCAACCAATCCGACAATATTAGTTGACAGTCGTATATAGCAATCGGTCTTTGGAACTCTCTCTTTCTCGCCCTGTAAATAATGCATTTCCACTTTTATTCTACAGTCTATATATCTATAGAAAATGTAAGAAATCTATTTGTGAGCGGCTGCAGCAGCGGCATAGGCAAACTTGCTCATCGGTTTGGCAGCAGTCGGTTGTGCTATGATTGTCTTGTTAGTGGTGGTGCTACTGCTTCTGCCAGTATTAGTTTGTActgttgatttcttggGCTTTTTTGGAACTGCAGTCGTCTTTGTAGGTTTCTTCTTAGATGCAGCAGTAGGGACTGAACTTGATTTGGAACTTAGAGATGGAGACAGTGTAGGAGTAGGAGACTTCTCCTTTCGGACGGCTGGCAGGCTTTTTTCTCGAGAAACCATGTCTTTGGCCATCAACAAACAGTCGATCCAACCATAGTTCTTGCCTAGCTTAACTTGATCCCCACTTCTATCCACAACTTTGACAGAATCTTCAAGCGATAATCTTTCGAAATCGCTgattcttttcaagaagatcaagtcTCCGCCTTTTCTAATCAATTCTAGAATCAAATAGCCGTAGACTTCCTCGCTGTCGTTGCCATCATCGTCAACAGCTAGACTCTCAAATTCATAATCATACATCAGATAGTCTCCGCCGTTATTTGCCTTGAGGTCTACGAGCATTACACCCAAACTAGCTGTGACAAAGAAGACCCGTGCTAAATTGGTAATGACAGTGACTACAACTTCAGCGTTCTTCTCAAGTTGCCTCAGGTATTTTGTGATCAAATCATCGATGAGGGAATCATCGAGCTGTTCAGCTGGTTGCCTCTTTAGGATCTTATTGCTCAACTCCAGCTTCAATATCGTGtccatcttcaagatttttTCATTGGGGCTCAATAGATTCGAGATTTCCTTGAACTTTATAGTATTCTTGGCTTCTATAATTTTGGTTTTTGTTgtcttctgcttcaagtcttctttaGACTTGGTAGCAATTGCCAACTTCGCCAGCGGTAAAGTAGGAGCCAGTCTTTGCGCCTGCTTCATGCCACTCCCAGCAGCAGCGGCAGCAGCGGCACTTACCAACAGATTTGGAATCGCAGGAGGCTGAGGCTGCGATTTGTGCTTAGAACTAGAGACATTTCTGGAACTGGAAGCGCTACCGGAACTAGAGCCGCTAGCTAGCTGACCATCAGAAGACTGGTTATTGCTATCGCTTGAAGATGTACTATTAGTCATGGCAAAGGCTGTATTGGTACGCAAGTTTGTATAGTGAGGGCTTTTTGAGGGAGAATCCAGAGCTTGTGGAGGTGGAGATATCTTTGGAGTGCTATCTACAGACAAGCTTGTATTCATTGCTATGTTTCTGCTATCTGCCAGACGAGATTGCTGtggttgctgttgctgttgacTTGGTGGAAGTGTCATGTTCGGTTGTTGGAGCATTTGGGCCCTGTAAGCATGCGCATGGTGTTGGTTTTGAGTTCTAGGAGGAGATGGTGCAGATACAAAAGCAGGATGAGTTGGTGAGATTGGAGGTACGAGTGGTGCTGGGGGTGGAGGTTGTTGCTGAGTTTGTTGTAATATCTGTGCTGGTGGACCAAGCTGTTGTGGTGCAACgatattctttttgatACGAGTAGCTGGCTGGTACGATTTCTTGACACCAACAGAGGGAATGTAAGCAAAGTCTGAATGCTGGATTTGCGAATGCAATTGCTGGTACGAGTTAGACTTGTTCATATTTCTATTGGAGCCTGTTTTGAATGTCGACATTACTGGTGAAGGTGCATTGTTTGAGCCTGGGCCAAATGGCTCAAATCTGGGCACTTTTCTATGCCAGATGAAATTGAGGTCGTCCCAGGGAACGTCTTGGAACCAACGGCTCTTTTGGATTTGAGGTATTGTAGACCGTTGTTGGGGATCGGCCAACAAGATTTTGTCTATTATCTCGATTACATCTGGAGGAAGTGGGTACTTCAGACGGTACGAGTAATCGATATTGATAATTTTCTCGAACGTCAAGTACTCAGTGTTGCCCTTGAACGGTGGTACTCCGTGAAAAAACTGGTACAAAATACATCCAAGAGCCCATACATCAGCTTCAAATCCACAAATGTTGTGTTTGAGAAGCTCTGGCGAAACGTACTCTGCCGTACCTACAAAGGAACCCTTACGATCTTCATCACTAACCTTAACCGGAACGTTCTGGGCTTCGTCTACGGAGTTGTAATCGATTTTCTCATCGTTGTCGTCAGAGTTTCCGAGAAGCTTGGCTGCACCAAAGTCGGTGATCTTTAGACTAAAATCGTGTGCTACAAGGATGTTTTCGGGTTTCAAGTCGCGATGGATCACACCCTTCAGATGAATGAATTTGACAGCGTCAACAATCTGACACATGTAGAACTTCAGCACAGCTTCTGATAACGAGCCGAACTTACGGATAATTGAAAGAAGCTCCCCGTATTCAGCAAAATCAAGCACAAAGAAAAGACTCTTTTCGTCTTGAAATGTGTAGTACAACTGAACAATACCAGGATGCTGTTGACCAAGACGATGCAACGTTATCTTTTCGATGTTGACATACTTGATCTTGTCCTCCTTGACAATATGTCGTTTGGAAAGAACCTTGATAGCATATGTCTTTGAGTTGTGGATATCCATTGCAGAAAACACAGTGGAGTACGAACCTTCACCAATCCTTGTTCCAAACTGGTAATCCCGAGCCGTACGCTTCACGGGTGTGGGAGAGAtttgtttttgttgaagatgcaGTTGCAGCTGTTGCTGTGTTGGTAGTGGTGGACGTTGCATTTGTATGATGTTGTCTGAAGACATTATAATGTATATATGATGATATGACTTATGAAATAGTATGAAAGCAAGGACAATAGACGATTGATATCAAGGGCAGTTATAATGATGATGCTATATGAGACGACGTGAGTTATGTTTTATGGGGCTCGACTTGTATTCAGTAATGGGCACTAGATTTccaaaatttgaaaacttcacAGTATTTACGGTTTCACTAATTCAATACTCAAACCAACCTTATGCCAATAATGCTATAGTTAAGAGGTGACTCCATAAAGTGGCGATATCAATGGACGCAATTCTGGTGCTGTCAATGGCGAAGATTCCAAAGACGAAGACAGCAATAATGAGCTGTTTCTAGACGGCAGGAAACAGCGATAGGGGAAGTccaagaaaaggaaaatacACTAATGTTGTTGATATCGAAAACCGAGATCAAGACAGCTAACTACAGATCGGTGGGGATGTCACGTGATCTGAATGTaaacaaatgaaaaagtGGTGGATGGGCAGAATTTGGTTGTTCAGGGTGGTAGGACGAAGTGGGGGTGGAAGAAACTTGGGAGGTTGGTTATTGCGAATGGTTGAGTGGGGGGTTTACACAAGTTTTGTTAGAGTGTAGATTAAACTTCTGTAGTTTGTGGACCAGCTCCGTTTGGGAAGGTGGAAAATGAGCGAGCCGGCGAGGTGCGAAGAGGCAGACGATCGAATTGGGCAATGAGAAGCTGTCTTGGCTGAGCTTTGACTTTGCTGAGTTCGTAGAAGGTGGTCAATTGTGTTTTATCGGCGACATTGTATCTTCCAGAGGATTTATATTTCACTCCTATTGTTGACGCCTTACGTCATAGAGATCCTGATTACAGTTTAGTATGCGCATATATTGTTCTTTATAAATAGTAGAGtaagaagtagaagttgtagaacCTGCAATAACAAGGCtaaattttcaaataagataatgaaaaattgtgttcaaagaacttcaatAGGTAGCTATAACTCCTTGCCGATTACCATGGACGTTTGGCCTATTTGCATCTATAAGTTTGTACCTCTCTCGTCATCTTATCTTTATCTTTATCTTCTGACTCTACTCTTGCTTCTCTATTCGCAGAAGAACTGTTTGCACACAGGAATGCTCCAGAATCTGTGAATTTTTATTCTAGCAGATGCGGGCTATTTTTCACTCACCTATTCTTGAGAAAACGCCTTTCCGTATCGCTAAGGATCCCAGGTATAGAGACAGCAGTGTTCACGATGCGTCTTCTGCGCCAGCTTCTTCGAAGTACACCATTTCTCACGCGGGCAAAGCCCGTGTCTGGTAAGGTGTCACATTTCAGACTGCGCACCGATCTCAAGGGAGGCTCATCCAACTCCTCTAAGTCGCCAGATTCTGTTGGTGATGGTGCTTCGGCACATCTTCGTCACATTTTCGACGACCAGAAGTACTTCAACAGCTTCACCAAGTCTGCAGCAGAAACTTCGGGCAAGGTTTCGCTGCTTCCAGCCATCTTCTCCTTCCGCAGGTCTGGATTGTTCTGCAACGATAATCTTCTGACTCCCCATGGATTGATAGACTTCTCGAAAAACTCCCTAAGAGAAGCTAAGTCGCTTGTAGAATCAATGCTCCACGATGTGAAGTCTGATCCAGCCGGCCGTTTGTCGTatatcaacaagttggatCAGTTGTCGGACATCTTGTGTAGAGTAATAGATGTAGCTGAGTTCATCAGAGTAGCCCACCCATCCCAAAAATGGGTCAATGCTGCGCAGCAAACCCACGAAATCATGTTCGAATACatgaaccagttgaatACAAACGTAGAGTTGTACCAGAATCTCCGGGACATTTTGAGCGATTCCTCTGTGACGGCCCAACtaacagaagaagaaattcagGTTGGTGAGTACTTGAAACAGGACTTTGAAAGATCGGGAATCCACATGAACCCTTCTGCAAGGAATAACTTTGTAGCCATCACCCAGGAGATCTCTTTACTTGGATCACGTTTTAACAACGAAATccacaacttgaagtcataCTGGTGTGAAATCCCTAGATACGAGTTTGAACAACTCGAGGActcaaacttgaaaaaggaGATTCTCGGCTACCAGTCCAAGGCCCCTCCTTCCAAGCATTCTTCCCAAACTATCAGCATCCCATTAGTGGGCCACATTCCCTTCACGATCCTTACCACATGTTCGATAGAGCTGATCAGAAGGGAGATCTGGATTTCTTTGCATAATTCTTCAGATGAGCAGATCGCTACTCTTAACAACTTCCTCAAATACAGAGCTACGTTGGCAAAAATGTTGGGCTACAAGTCTTTTTCACACTATCAATTGGAACATAAAATGGCCAAGAATCCCGAAAATGTAGTTACATTTTTGACTAACTTACAGAAGTCGTTGAGAGAAAAGGGTGTtactgaagaaatcaaaaagttGTACCAATACAGAGATGATTCCACGATTTCACAGGTACAGAAGGCATCTACTGAAGATATTATTGATGGAGTTAAACCCTGGGATAGGGATTACCTCTTGGAAAAGCTCCAGAAAGCGTCTAACAAGAATTTGGAAGAGTTAGAAAACATCAACGAATACTTGTCTGTTGGCACTATTGTCGCGGGATTGAGTGAATTATTTAAGCTGATCTACAATGTTGAGTTTGTGCCTGTGGCAACGCTCAAGGGAGAAACGTGGGATCAAAACCAAGTTCGTAAAGTTGCGGTAGTTGACGattctacaaagaagaaactagGGTTCCTCTATTTAGATTTCTGGTCCCCCAAAGTCTTACCATCTCATTTCACGATAGTTTGTCTGAGAAAGCTCAATTTAGATATTAAGAGCGAAACGAAAGACAAGATGAGACAATTGGTACAATTGGATGAGGACGAAACGTCACAACTCCCCGTGATTTCGTTGATTTGTAACTTTCAGAAATCAAATGATGGTCACATAGGTAGATTTGCAGGCGTAGAGAACGAGAAGCCTACATTACTTTCGTTGAACCAAGTGGATACAGTTTTCCATGAAATGGGTCATGCCATGCATTCCATGATTGGACGTACTGACTTGCATAACCTCTCTGGAACGAGGTGTGCCACTGACTTCGTAGAGTTGCCCTCGGTTCTAATGGAATCTTTCAGTAAGGACCCTCGAGTCTTGTGTAAAATTGCAAAGCACTACGAAACGGGCGAGCCATTATCTCCTAAACTATTGGCTCAGCACCAGACACAGAAAGTGATGTTAGACGAATGTGAAACCTACATGCAATCAAAGATGGCCATGTTGGATCAAGTTCTACACAGCGAAGATGTCGTCAGGACTATTTCGGAAGACTTTGCTAACTTCGACTCTACGCCTATATACCATAGTCTTgagtccaagttgaaggtttTTGCCGATACCTGGTCTACTTGGCATGGTAAGTTTCCCCACTTGTTCTCGTATGGTGCCGTTTATTACTCCTACTTGTTGGATCGGGCCATCGCAgagaagatttggaatGGGTTGTTTGCACACGATCCTTGGAGTAGAGAGGCGGGAGAGAAGTACAAAAACAGCATATTGAAGTGGGGAGGCACCCGTGATCCTTGGGAATGCCTTGCAGATGCGTTGGAGAACGACGAGCTCAGCAAAGGAGACTCGCGAGCAATGGAAATAATCGGCAAGGATTCCTTGTGACGTCACAACAAAAGTAATTTTGGTTTTTAATGGCATTATGAAACTTGTACATAGAACTTCTACAATAGATAAAATTACAGTATAATGATTTGCCGTAGGTTTGTTGTAATAAACTTCATTGACGTCGCCAAGATTAACTATACGAAGTCTTATCTACGTCAAACTAGATCAAATACAATTCGTTGCCATGGTACAACAATCTCATTTAGAATAATGACATCCACTATTGGATATCATGCCACCAAACACTATTCTCCCGGAGAATGTGGGGGGAGTGGGAGAACTCCTTTTCCGGGGAGCTCGTAGGCGAGTCGTGATTTCAAAGTGGTCAGGGGGTTTTGTGGTATTGAGTCACAGCCATCTCACTTTGTTAGCGAACATTATTCCAAAACCTCAAGGCATTTTGGAGGAAAGGT
Protein-coding sequences here:
- the NOP58 gene encoding part of small (ribosomal) subunit (SSU) processosome; U3 snoRNP protein (part of small (ribosomal) subunit (SSU) processosome (contains U3 snoRNA); 57 kDa nucleolar protein involved in the pre-rRNA processing steps that lead to formation of 18 S rRNA; interacts with Nop1p); the protein is MAYVLTETAAGYALLKASDKKIHKSSSLIEDLNTADKVAEQFKIHRFEKFQSAANALEEANAVIEGRVSDSLKKMLEDAKSDKKATLIVSEAKLGNAINKLGLNFSVVSDAASLDLHRAIREFLPELLPGLDDSMLKQMSLGLAHSIGRHKLKFSADKVDTMIVQAIALLDDLDKELNTYAMRCKEWYGWHFPELAKMIVDSVAYARIILTMGVRSNASETDLSEILPEELEEQVKSAAEVSMGTEITAIDLENIRALAEQIVDFAAYREQLSNYLSSRMKAIAPNLTALVGELVGARLIAHAGSLTSLAKAPASTIQILGAEKALFRALKTKHDTPKYGLLYHASLVGQASGKNKGKIARVLAAKAAVALRYDSLAEERDDSGDFGLEVRAKVESRLSALEGRDLRTTSKVVREQPKVDITEARAYNADADAPTAEVDSDDESDTEEIDTKKEKKEKKEKKEKKDKKRKREDDDEEEEDKKSKKEKKEKKEKKEKKEKKEKKDKKDKKSKKEKK
- a CDS encoding predicted protein → MSDQQLPDPVVQHAFVSALSKHLELVETSLKSQSFPAGQTEEETIQFQDLANDLNQVRTASLSKICLYNDYLYWKKHPKYPQNATATMADYARSSPSGISVELAKNLLGPEQAAYDVPWKTETIDIISSIEGIGSETSRPNTTAPFEIGTSANGSSANTESGIASNVSESPFISEISPSRTSQLKNKLYLILCQAVSTVKLADPHVSSLPDSQLLSYCASKFLSEAPVVTGIPFSSQMESKITVVQQFLEKDNSKGLAPRIIYTAFKGLLHYTINYVVTDSSATVSNTELTNKLREQGNNLMSNSAFAQAIKVYTNALDVARLSSHESIPQLLTNRAIAYIGLYCFIEAIEDLNRAVCFDRTFTPAWTQLGYCHLYMGSGLTALKCYLLALKCTAGEILPVDFPANNAELRTAYRASKIKAVLPQFVSRLCQSIALTEKRAYQSYESSAQIRQTASEVRKTLALLRAECSEEDRDYFAYFPNLRDSNLRNMADRANRARPNILSPEVAQNMMSSTGVETVQIPRETVEGRAVSNDAAQSAAVAAAAAAAAGAIPTVTPRRPMPQTLRTNASAVVNNATTSGATGASSGARPSANPAVNTVITTPDGRISTTNNFASAQFPPVRDFFNNFGAYMEDDNEHSRPTQESPQTGDRAPSPSVRAYTMHTSGTPENMFRDVIQGLGTVISTFTQEQSPPASVLQHPSVSAAQRAARAAQSAAQAAHRVGQVLTRDRSGNTSGTPATRANQPSQSPTDEDIDMPDDLD
- a CDS encoding predicted protein, which gives rise to MTASLSSQSLVPPSLLTPQNCHESSRISAFLRLSRLASDDTIRQHLNEVKTPAGCDDYFASTIVPQWQARAQLITFCENYAADFRKKTASGIHVNHEEPQGGAAHDNLLPQTFNLRLDPYAEKSYNQKLEQQYAQCDYIDNWVSNQKNVESIIREQTSHVLNDKCYYNDWLAQFKKLDSVIKQS
- the PKH2 gene encoding aspartic proteinase precursor (go_function protein kinase activity; ATP binding~go_process protein amino acid phosphorylation) yields the protein MQRPPLPTQQQSQSHLQQKQISPTPVKRTARDYQFGTRIGEGSYSTVFSAMDIHNSKTYAIKVLSKRHIVKEDKIKYVNIEKITLHRLGQQHPGIVQLYYTFQDEKSLFFVLDFAEYGELLSIIRKFGSLSEAVSKFYMCQIVDAVKFIHSKGVIHRDLKPENILVAHDFSLKITDFGAAKLLGNSDDNDEKIDYNSVDEAQNVSDEDRKGSFVGTAEYVSPELLKHNICGFEADVWALGCILYQFFHGVPPFKGNTEYLTFEKIINIDYSYRSKYPLPPDVIEIIDKILLADPQQRSTIPQIQKSRWFQDVPWDDLNFIWHRKVPRFEPFGPGSNNAPSPVMSTFKTGSNRNMNKSNSYQQLHSQIQHSDFAYIPSVGVKKSYQPATRIKKNIVAPQQLGPPAQILQQTQQQPPPPAPLVPPISPTHPAFVSAPSPPRTQNQHHAHAYRAQMLQQPNMTLPPSQQQQQPQQSPSDSPSKSPHYTNLRTNTAFAMTNSTSSSDSNNQSSDGQLASGSSSGSASSSRNVSSSKHKSQPQPPAIPNSLVSAAAAAAAGSGMKQAQRSAPTLPSAKLAIATKSKEDLKQKTTKTKIIEAKNTIKFKEISNLLSPNEKILKMDTILKSELSNKILKRQPAEQLDDSLIDDLITKYSRQLEKNAEVVVTVITNLARVFFVTASLGVMLVDLKANNGGDYSMYDYEFESLAVDDDGNDSEEVYGYLILELIRKGGDLIFLKRISDFERLSLEDSVKVVDRSGDQVKLGKNYGWIDCLLMAKDMVSREKSSPAVRKEKSPTPTSSPSLSSKSSSVPTAASKKKPTKTTAVPKKPKKSTVQTNTGRSTQPTAAKPMSKFAYAAAAAAHK
- the OCT1 gene encoding mitochondrial intermediate peptidase involved in protein import (go_function metalloendopeptidase activity~go_process proteolysis and peptidolysis), giving the protein MRLSRQLLRSTPFLTRAKPVSGKVSHFRSRTDLKGGSSNSSKSPDSVGDGASAHLRHIFDDQKYFNSFTKSAAETSGKVSSLPAIFSFRRSGLFCNDNLSTPHGLIDFSKNSLREAKSLVESMLHDVKSDPAGRLSYINKLDQLSDILCRVIDVAEFIRVAHPSQKWVNAAQQTHEIMFEYMNQLNTNVELYQNLRDILSDSSVTAQLTEEEIQVGEYLKQDFERSGIHMNPSARNNFVAITQEISLLGSRFNNEIHNLKSYWCEIPRYEFEQLEDSNLKKEILGYQSKAPPSKHSSQTISIPLVGHIPFTILTTCSIESIRREIWISLHNSSDEQIATLNNFLKYRATLAKMLGYKSFSHYQLEHKMAKNPENVVTFLTNLQKSLREKGVTEEIKKLYQYRDDSTISQVQKASTEDIIDGVKPWDRDYLLEKLQKASNKNLEELENINEYLSVGTIVAGLSELFKSIYNVEFVPVATLKGETWDQNQVRKVAVVDDSTKKKLGFLYLDFWSPKVLPSHFTIVCSRKLNLDIKSETKDKMRQLVQLDEDETSQLPVISLICNFQKSNDGHIGRFAGVENEKPTLLSLNQVDTVFHEMGHAMHSMIGRTDLHNLSGTRCATDFVELPSVLMESFSKDPRVLCKIAKHYETGEPLSPKLLAQHQTQKVMLDECETYMQSKMAMLDQVLHSEDVVRTISEDFANFDSTPIYHSLESKLKVFADTWSTWHGKFPHLFSYGAVYYSYLLDRAIAEKIWNGLFAHDPWSREAGEKYKNSILKWGGTRDPWECLADALENDELSKGDSRAMEIIGKDSL